In Fluviispira sanaruensis, a genomic segment contains:
- a CDS encoding IS701 family transposase: protein MKIANIKDLSLKVSQFIDGFRSVFKRNDRVHWCKTYIYGLILDGERKSIGAMASRISNANEQSLQQFVNQSQWSFHELIISLNKYMINRLKMNEFIFSLDDTSLPKKGDESVGVSRQYCGVQGKISNCQVIVTLHAISNKIHFPVTARLYLPDGWIKNSKKLDKVKVPLEERNFKEKWRIALDLIDESIQLFKIKSLVFDAAYGCNRNFLNELDKRKINFVGHIRNNEKFWSKNIPIKSVVPRKRNLQTKLRDYDNPVDNRYKPRSALRIAEELFSKGSNIKIIQIRRKNENIKVEYVATRVMECISRPWQKVGKERWLLVEKRKDGVLKYYISNYSKTYPKDEIIELMHKRWKIEQGYQILKEELGLDHYEGRSWLGLHHHIALCFLAYYFINEFDKKKLEISFSAVRRYINRIFQTIFCPFCDNTFPCFPKLILNTS from the coding sequence ATGAAAATAGCAAATATAAAAGATCTTTCATTAAAAGTTTCACAATTTATCGATGGTTTTAGATCGGTTTTTAAAAGAAATGATAGAGTACATTGGTGTAAAACTTACATATATGGATTGATATTAGATGGCGAGAGAAAATCTATAGGAGCAATGGCATCAAGAATTTCAAATGCAAATGAACAGTCTTTACAGCAATTTGTTAATCAAAGTCAATGGTCTTTTCATGAGCTTATTATAAGTTTAAATAAATATATGATTAATAGACTGAAAATGAATGAATTTATTTTTTCTCTCGATGATACAAGTCTTCCAAAAAAGGGGGATGAGAGTGTTGGTGTATCAAGACAATATTGTGGAGTTCAAGGTAAGATTTCTAACTGTCAAGTAATTGTTACCTTACATGCGATTTCTAATAAAATACATTTTCCAGTTACTGCAAGGCTATATTTGCCAGATGGATGGATTAAAAATTCAAAAAAATTAGATAAAGTAAAAGTACCTTTAGAGGAAAGAAACTTCAAAGAAAAGTGGAGAATAGCACTTGATTTGATTGATGAAAGCATCCAGTTATTCAAAATAAAATCATTAGTTTTTGACGCAGCTTATGGGTGTAATAGAAATTTTCTAAATGAACTTGATAAGAGAAAAATAAATTTTGTAGGACATATTAGAAATAACGAGAAATTTTGGTCAAAGAATATTCCAATAAAAAGTGTAGTTCCGAGAAAACGCAATTTACAAACAAAACTTAGAGATTATGACAATCCTGTAGATAATAGATATAAGCCCCGCTCTGCTTTAAGGATAGCAGAAGAGTTATTTTCAAAAGGAAGTAATATCAAAATAATTCAAATCCGACGGAAAAATGAAAATATAAAAGTAGAATATGTTGCTACAAGAGTTATGGAATGTATTTCAAGACCTTGGCAAAAAGTTGGAAAAGAAAGATGGCTTCTAGTTGAAAAAAGAAAAGATGGAGTTTTAAAATATTATATTTCAAATTATTCAAAAACTTATCCAAAAGATGAAATAATAGAACTCATGCATAAAAGATGGAAAATTGAACAGGGATACCAGATTTTAAAAGAAGAATTGGGTCTTGATCATTATGAAGGGCGTTCGTGGTTAGGATTGCATCACCATATAGCTTTATGCTTTTTAGCATATTATTTTATAAATGAATTCGATAAAAAAAAACTTGAGATCTCATTTTCTGCTGTAAGGCGATATATAAATCGTATTTTTCAAACTATTTTTTGTCCATTTTGTGATAATACTTTTCCTTGCTTTCCTAAGCTTATTTTAAATACTTCTTAG
- a CDS encoding N-acetylmuramoyl-L-alanine amidase-like domain-containing protein, with translation MNIKLCYSLMLLNIVSPIQASEENNFTIETKFTLLDKVKLEKVIEESDNVIEKLIAEKIKIQNDYINNGIPNSEINNLLVNFLAEKLEGTKYAHSNATGEWNGTANSILNQSCQDNNTCIQQTPIYRTDKLDCYTFVNLILALLKSNNISEFKKNIVKISYGAYNSKLEKDDHERLLQKIHYVNRNHFTIPDWTNINQANGFITNFSNSFYGIEQSEITSELNRNEWFLFNLDNSEKREDILAAKIKVFSNNLGIKALNFFDKQNHNDSIYSVLAKNPGFTSEFVRTNYFSVTDSLHLLNVDPEYLQTNLPLPAVVGIVRDPVKWNIKNFIGTEYNISHMGVIYAKEFEQDEVIYRDMICSPKQGDNPRECKVTDYKCGEGDYLFNRQNKCWVILYANATSAYPDNYYYYAKSDGQYACTMEKPENVSSAITTCNRVMSIPLRAYLEKNQAVPSILGIHLENIL, from the coding sequence TTGAATATTAAGTTATGTTATTCACTTATGCTTTTAAATATAGTGAGTCCAATCCAAGCGAGTGAGGAAAATAATTTTACTATTGAGACAAAATTTACTTTACTCGATAAAGTTAAGCTTGAAAAAGTGATAGAAGAGTCTGATAATGTCATTGAAAAACTGATTGCTGAAAAAATAAAAATTCAGAATGATTACATAAATAATGGTATTCCAAATAGTGAAATTAACAATTTACTCGTAAATTTTCTTGCAGAAAAACTTGAAGGAACCAAATACGCCCACTCTAATGCAACGGGTGAATGGAATGGAACTGCTAATTCTATTTTAAATCAAAGTTGCCAAGACAATAATACTTGCATACAGCAAACCCCGATTTATAGAACAGATAAACTTGATTGTTATACTTTCGTGAATTTAATTCTTGCACTCTTAAAATCGAATAATATTAGTGAATTTAAGAAAAATATTGTTAAGATATCCTATGGAGCTTATAACTCTAAGCTAGAAAAAGATGACCATGAAAGATTGTTACAAAAAATTCATTACGTAAATAGAAATCATTTTACTATCCCTGATTGGACAAATATAAATCAAGCAAATGGTTTTATAACAAATTTTTCCAATTCTTTCTATGGTATTGAACAGAGTGAAATCACCTCAGAGCTAAATAGGAATGAATGGTTTCTCTTTAATCTTGATAATTCAGAAAAACGAGAAGATATACTTGCTGCAAAAATTAAGGTTTTTTCAAATAATTTAGGAATAAAAGCTTTAAATTTTTTCGACAAGCAGAATCATAACGATTCAATTTATTCAGTTTTAGCAAAGAATCCTGGCTTTACGTCAGAATTCGTTCGTACAAATTATTTTTCGGTCACCGATTCCCTACATTTATTAAACGTGGACCCTGAATATTTACAAACAAACTTACCCCTTCCTGCCGTTGTAGGCATTGTTCGCGACCCAGTAAAATGGAATATTAAAAACTTTATTGGAACTGAATACAACATTTCACATATGGGAGTTATTTATGCAAAAGAATTTGAGCAGGATGAAGTTATCTATCGTGATATGATTTGTTCTCCCAAACAAGGCGACAACCCTCGCGAATGTAAAGTAACAGATTATAAGTGTGGTGAAGGTGATTATCTTTTTAATCGACAAAATAAGTGCTGGGTTATTCTATATGCCAATGCAACAAGTGCTTATCCAGATAATTATTACTACTATGCTAAGAGTGACGGCCAATATGCTTGTACAATGGAAAAACCAGAAAATGTAAGCAGCGCTATTACAACTTGTAATCGAGTTATGTCTATCCCCTTGAGAGCTTATCTTGAAAAAAATCAAGCTGTCCCTTCCATTTTGGGGATACATTTAGAAAATATTTTATAA
- a CDS encoding YajQ family cyclic di-GMP-binding protein, translating to MPSFDIVSEVNIQEVDNAINQAQKEISSRYDFKGKKYDLSLDKQKAEMKFSADSESHVNAIADIINSKLLKRGIDLGSLDIDKIKPVGGMMLSQSIRIKQGLETEVAKKITRTIKDSKIKVDTQIQDKQIRVTGKKIDDLQSVISLLKEKQQELKIPLQFVNMKS from the coding sequence ATGCCAAGTTTCGACATTGTTTCAGAAGTAAATATCCAGGAAGTTGATAATGCAATCAACCAAGCCCAAAAGGAAATATCTTCCCGATATGACTTTAAGGGTAAAAAATATGACCTCAGTTTAGATAAGCAAAAGGCTGAAATGAAATTTTCAGCCGACAGCGAGTCTCACGTAAATGCAATAGCAGATATTATCAACTCTAAACTTTTAAAACGTGGAATTGACTTAGGCTCACTTGATATCGATAAAATCAAGCCTGTCGGTGGGATGATGCTCAGCCAAAGCATTCGCATAAAGCAGGGACTCGAAACCGAGGTGGCAAAGAAAATCACTCGCACTATAAAAGATTCCAAAATAAAAGTGGACACCCAAATTCAAGACAAACAAATTCGCGTAACAGGGAAAAAAATAGATGACTTGCAGAGTGTTATTTCTCTCTTAAAAGAAAAACAGCAAGAGTTAAAAATACCATTACAGTTTGTCAATATGAAGAGCTGA
- a CDS encoding DUF4286 family protein, with protein sequence MIIYEVTYILKDLEFEKRFSDFMIDIHLNNLYQTGCFLSIAFAKTQATGAYKATFYLKDKKMMDMYINKYSVNLRKGLIEKFPKAGIEFLRVFSYCLYFKSEQFTQSRKT encoded by the coding sequence ATGATCATATACGAAGTCACTTATATTCTAAAGGATCTCGAATTTGAAAAAAGATTTTCTGATTTTATGATAGATATACATTTAAATAATCTTTACCAAACAGGATGTTTTTTATCCATTGCATTTGCAAAAACCCAAGCGACCGGCGCTTATAAAGCTACTTTTTATTTAAAAGATAAAAAAATGATGGATATGTATATAAATAAATACTCTGTTAATTTAAGAAAAGGTTTGATTGAGAAATTTCCAAAAGCAGGAATAGAATTTTTGCGAGTGTTTAGTTATTGTCTTTATTTTAAATCAGAACAATTTACTCAATCGAGAAAAACATAA
- a CDS encoding Rieske (2Fe-2S) protein: MSYFKVCSLSLLSIDKPQKFTVDGLEILLVKALTDNKVWAFDNNCNHSDKPLEKGRWDPEKAEITCPFHKAVFNIAENGAVKQAPACIPLPVYQTEIRQENNENIVYVFLD, translated from the coding sequence ATGTCCTATTTTAAGGTATGTTCTCTTTCTTTACTATCAATTGATAAACCCCAAAAATTCACCGTCGATGGACTGGAAATTCTTTTGGTGAAAGCATTAACTGATAATAAAGTTTGGGCATTTGACAACAACTGCAATCATTCCGATAAACCTCTCGAAAAAGGACGTTGGGATCCTGAAAAAGCAGAAATAACCTGCCCTTTTCACAAAGCTGTGTTTAATATTGCAGAGAATGGAGCTGTAAAACAAGCGCCTGCCTGTATCCCATTGCCTGTTTATCAAACAGAAATTCGCCAAGAAAATAATGAAAATATTGTTTATGTTTTTCTCGATTGA
- a CDS encoding SufB/SufD family protein, translating into MTVIHLESKKLALCPKYPEESWRKTNPEIFFLPQDEVLNFQGHSVQEKLSTFLPWKISYRNPKDTLVHLSSLKKQFGEACDAIFQKDLNRIILVEIGHGIVDVYSSDALKSTVEFLSAPFEVKSIAPNSDIGFALANRLKASAPHEIIMKLATQGNEKPLIIVTNHLNCNFSQIYSTFKLVLAKGSQAELIIAEGNSQFGVLRHTLVLEENAQLSQLWINITTDDAKNSNSLFEREVNLGENSKFIDAQIMAPHGITRVTSNIVFSGKRASANSSAAVIATHGNFDYEPIQEHKVPQGNSHLNIKMIVANRAKSVFQGLVIIDKEAPQTLAMQVNKNLLLSKNARIDASPRLEILPNDVMCKHGSATGEIDEKQLYYLSTRGFSTAEARKLIIKSFAQETLSLLESESLLLNAAEHALEAALNQLPQT; encoded by the coding sequence ATGACAGTTATTCACTTAGAAAGTAAAAAACTTGCTCTTTGTCCAAAATACCCTGAGGAAAGTTGGCGCAAAACAAATCCTGAAATTTTCTTTTTACCACAAGATGAAGTGCTTAATTTTCAAGGCCACAGTGTGCAAGAAAAATTATCCACTTTTTTACCTTGGAAAATTTCATACAGAAATCCAAAAGATACCCTTGTACATTTGTCATCCTTAAAGAAACAATTTGGCGAAGCTTGTGATGCTATATTTCAAAAAGATTTAAATAGAATTATTTTAGTTGAGATTGGCCATGGAATTGTTGATGTTTATTCATCCGATGCATTAAAATCAACAGTAGAATTTTTATCTGCTCCTTTTGAAGTCAAATCAATCGCTCCAAATAGCGATATTGGTTTTGCATTGGCAAATAGATTAAAAGCAAGCGCACCACATGAAATAATAATGAAGCTTGCAACCCAAGGCAATGAAAAGCCACTTATCATTGTGACAAATCATTTAAATTGTAATTTCTCCCAGATATATAGCACATTTAAGCTTGTACTTGCTAAAGGGAGCCAAGCAGAACTTATAATAGCTGAAGGCAATTCTCAATTTGGCGTATTACGACATACACTTGTGTTGGAAGAAAATGCTCAACTTTCCCAATTGTGGATCAATATCACAACTGACGATGCGAAAAATTCTAATTCTTTATTTGAACGAGAAGTGAATCTAGGAGAAAATTCTAAGTTTATTGATGCACAAATTATGGCTCCCCATGGGATCACACGTGTGACTTCAAATATTGTTTTTTCTGGGAAAAGAGCAAGCGCAAATTCTTCTGCTGCTGTTATCGCAACCCATGGCAATTTTGATTACGAACCCATTCAAGAGCATAAAGTTCCGCAAGGTAACTCACATTTAAATATCAAAATGATCGTTGCCAATCGTGCCAAAAGTGTCTTCCAAGGGCTCGTGATTATCGACAAAGAAGCTCCCCAAACCCTTGCAATGCAAGTGAATAAAAATTTATTGCTCAGCAAAAACGCACGCATTGACGCATCCCCGCGCCTTGAAATTCTGCCTAATGATGTCATGTGTAAACATGGCAGCGCCACTGGTGAAATCGATGAAAAGCAACTGTATTATTTGTCAACTCGTGGATTTTCAACGGCAGAAGCACGCAAGCTTATCATTAAAAGCTTTGCTCAAGAAACTCTCTCGCTACTTGAGAGTGAAAGCCTGTTACTCAATGCAGCAGAACATGCACTTGAAGCAGCACTCAACCAGCTCCCACAAACATAG
- the sufB gene encoding Fe-S cluster assembly protein SufB, whose protein sequence is MKNDKDPTLIEDFDASQVDILDDYKYGFHVKENYVFKGAKSAQGLTKEIVEEISAFKHEPQWMLDIRLKALEIFNSKPMPTWGDTTALNEIDFTNIHYFVRPTERVGTNWDDVPSEIKDTFDRLGIPEAERKFLAGVSAQFESEVVYHSMQKSLEEKGVLFFDMDTGLREHPEIIKKYFATVIPADDNKFAALNTAVWSGGSFIYVPKGVHVDIPLQAYFRINTENMGQFERTLIIADEGSSVHYIEGCTAPVYRSDSLHSAVVELIAMKGAKIRYTTIQNWSKNIYNLVTKRAYAYEDASVEWVDGNIGSKLTMKYPAVYLLGPRARGEILSVAFAGNGMHQDAGAKIIHAAPNTTSVITSKSISKDGGCTTYRGLVKIPKGMKGCKSKVQCDALLMDDISNSKTYPTMQIEEQEGTEVGHEASVSRVSDEQIYYLTSRGFSERQATLMIVNGFIEEFVKELPMEYAVELNRLIEIEFEGVG, encoded by the coding sequence ATGAAAAACGATAAAGATCCAACATTAATCGAAGATTTTGATGCCTCGCAGGTTGATATCCTTGACGACTATAAATATGGCTTTCATGTAAAAGAAAACTATGTTTTTAAAGGGGCAAAATCTGCACAAGGTTTAACAAAGGAAATTGTTGAAGAAATTTCTGCTTTTAAGCATGAGCCACAGTGGATGCTCGATATCCGCCTTAAAGCCCTTGAAATTTTTAACTCTAAACCCATGCCAACTTGGGGTGACACAACAGCCCTGAACGAAATCGATTTTACAAATATTCACTATTTCGTTCGTCCAACAGAGCGGGTGGGAACAAATTGGGATGACGTCCCTTCTGAAATCAAAGACACCTTTGATAGACTTGGTATCCCAGAGGCTGAAAGAAAATTCTTAGCAGGAGTTTCTGCGCAGTTTGAATCCGAAGTTGTGTACCACAGCATGCAAAAAAGCCTTGAAGAAAAAGGGGTCCTTTTCTTCGACATGGATACAGGCCTACGAGAACATCCTGAAATTATTAAAAAATACTTCGCAACCGTCATCCCCGCTGATGACAACAAATTTGCGGCTTTGAACACTGCCGTTTGGAGTGGCGGCAGTTTTATCTATGTGCCTAAAGGAGTGCACGTCGATATCCCGTTGCAAGCTTATTTCCGAATCAATACTGAAAACATGGGTCAATTCGAACGCACCTTGATAATTGCCGACGAAGGCTCCTCCGTGCACTATATCGAAGGCTGTACAGCACCAGTTTATCGCAGTGATTCACTCCACTCAGCTGTGGTTGAATTGATAGCCATGAAAGGTGCTAAAATCCGTTATACAACTATCCAAAACTGGTCAAAAAATATTTACAATTTGGTGACCAAACGCGCTTATGCTTACGAAGATGCTTCGGTTGAATGGGTGGATGGGAATATCGGTTCTAAATTAACAATGAAATACCCAGCAGTTTACTTGCTTGGCCCCCGTGCCCGCGGAGAAATCCTCTCCGTAGCCTTTGCTGGCAATGGTATGCACCAAGACGCAGGTGCCAAAATCATCCATGCAGCCCCTAACACAACCAGTGTCATCACTTCAAAATCAATTTCGAAGGACGGAGGTTGCACGACTTACCGTGGTCTGGTTAAAATCCCTAAAGGAATGAAGGGTTGTAAAAGCAAAGTCCAATGCGATGCTCTTTTGATGGATGACATTTCAAACTCAAAAACCTATCCTACAATGCAAATTGAAGAACAAGAGGGGACTGAAGTTGGACATGAAGCCAGCGTGAGCCGTGTGAGCGATGAGCAAATTTATTATCTCACAAGCCGTGGGTTTTCAGAAAGACAAGCAACCCTCATGATAGTCAATGGATTTATCGAAGAGTTTGTAAAAGAGTTGCCTATGGAATATGCGGTAGAACTCAATCGCTTGATAGAAATTGAATTTGAAGGAGTGGGTTAA
- the sufC gene encoding Fe-S cluster assembly ATPase SufC, translated as MLTINQVKASVGDKEILKGIDLEIPAGEIHVLMGPNGVGKSTLGHVLMGSKNYKLNSGKILLDGEDISELDTADRAKKGIFLAFQYPVSIPGLKISEYLRNLYNLRHAKQVSVSEFRKILKNKLELLNIERASLQRYLNDGFSGGEMKRLEMLQLMLIEPKVAILDEIDSGVDVDAQKIVAESIKHIAKEIGTSFIIVTHYQRLLNFINPHKIHVILDGKINQSGDMSLVEELEREGYEHIRQNNSSSQ; from the coding sequence ATGTTAACCATCAATCAAGTAAAAGCATCCGTAGGTGACAAGGAAATATTAAAAGGCATTGACCTTGAAATTCCTGCAGGAGAAATCCACGTTTTAATGGGACCAAATGGTGTTGGTAAGTCAACTCTTGGCCATGTTCTTATGGGCTCTAAAAATTACAAATTAAATTCTGGTAAAATATTACTCGATGGTGAAGACATATCTGAACTCGACACCGCTGACAGAGCAAAAAAAGGAATTTTCTTAGCATTTCAGTATCCCGTTTCCATACCAGGACTCAAGATCTCTGAATATTTAAGAAATCTTTATAATTTACGACACGCTAAACAAGTGAGCGTCTCTGAATTTAGAAAAATCTTAAAAAATAAACTTGAACTATTAAATATTGAACGTGCTTCATTGCAGAGATATTTAAATGATGGCTTTTCGGGCGGAGAAATGAAGCGTTTAGAAATGCTTCAACTCATGTTAATTGAACCAAAAGTCGCTATTTTAGATGAAATTGACTCAGGGGTTGACGTTGATGCACAAAAGATTGTTGCTGAAAGCATTAAACATATAGCAAAAGAAATTGGCACAAGTTTTATCATAGTCACTCACTATCAACGTCTCTTGAACTTTATAAATCCTCACAAAATTCATGTTATTTTAGACGGAAAAATCAATCAATCTGGCGATATGTCATTGGTAGAAGAGCTTGAGCGTGAGGGTTATGAACACATCCGTCAAAATAATTCTTCAAGTCAATAA
- the sufU gene encoding Fe-S cluster assembly sulfur transfer protein SufU codes for MTNGLKSSQSVELNALYQEVIVDHSKNPRFKSKNMPCRFCQEGKNPLCGDNITIYCQVEMKENIPNLSVGFDGTGCSISQASASIMCNSMQSVTLAEARNLITEAEKIYTGIIQVNSDDLEQDIEALHGVSKFPVRVKCAALAWKTLSLLLNENFDEAGVPKQGCDKLTNCAQSPLNKRKLKIVSTEN; via the coding sequence ATGACTAACGGTCTTAAATCTTCACAATCTGTTGAGCTCAATGCCCTTTATCAAGAGGTCATTGTCGATCACTCAAAAAATCCTAGATTTAAATCTAAGAACATGCCTTGCCGCTTTTGCCAAGAAGGTAAAAATCCTCTCTGCGGTGACAACATCACGATTTATTGCCAAGTCGAAATGAAAGAAAATATACCAAACCTTTCCGTTGGTTTTGATGGAACAGGCTGTTCGATTAGCCAAGCAAGCGCAAGTATCATGTGCAATTCCATGCAGTCAGTTACTTTAGCTGAGGCTCGAAATTTAATTACTGAAGCTGAAAAAATATATACAGGAATTATTCAAGTTAATTCAGATGATCTTGAACAAGATATTGAAGCTTTACATGGAGTGAGTAAATTCCCCGTCCGTGTCAAGTGTGCTGCTCTTGCCTGGAAAACCTTAAGTCTACTTTTAAATGAAAATTTTGATGAAGCAGGGGTGCCAAAACAAGGCTGTGATAAGCTCACAAATTGTGCACAGTCGCCTTTAAATAAACGGAAATTAAAAATTGTTTCTACAGAAAATTAA
- a CDS encoding aminotransferase class V-fold PLP-dependent enzyme, which translates to MKATKLGSHIRNEFPLFANNKKIEDGQIKPFSYLDSAVSAQKHISVIKAMSHHLEYDYGSVHRGAYGVSVRSSQMYENTRTIVANFIGKSVKPEQIVYTRGTTESLNILANGIAEEYLQENSRIVIPVAEHHANLIPWQQVALRKNCELAYIPFEGKIGKELRLNLSEAKKLITKNTKVVSLAHVGNVIGQINPIEEVIALAKSVGALVVLDCAQSMTCIEEDVFALGADAIAFSPHKIYGPSGIGVLAMSKELIERLPPYTFGGGMISDVTLEGSSWTQGPAKFEAGTPPITEVAGLGAAIEWISQVGKIHIHDHAAALAAEFLSKVQEIPDIEVFAPGTGQETIVSFRHKKIHAHDLATILDAENIAMRAGHHCAWPFIRFLGVDALIRCSFAAYSDKDDIELALAAIKKASKIT; encoded by the coding sequence ATGAAAGCAACGAAACTTGGTTCCCACATTCGTAATGAATTCCCTCTCTTTGCAAATAATAAAAAAATTGAAGATGGACAAATCAAACCTTTTTCGTATTTAGATTCAGCCGTATCAGCGCAAAAACACATCAGTGTTATTAAAGCTATGTCGCATCATTTGGAATATGATTATGGCTCTGTTCATCGTGGAGCGTATGGAGTCTCGGTTCGATCTTCACAAATGTATGAAAATACTCGAACTATTGTGGCAAATTTCATTGGAAAATCGGTGAAACCTGAACAGATTGTTTACACACGCGGAACAACGGAAAGCCTCAATATTTTAGCCAATGGAATTGCAGAAGAATATTTACAAGAAAATAGCAGAATAGTCATTCCCGTTGCTGAACATCATGCAAATTTAATACCCTGGCAGCAAGTTGCACTCAGAAAAAATTGTGAATTAGCTTATATCCCTTTTGAAGGAAAAATAGGAAAAGAATTACGACTCAATTTATCTGAAGCAAAAAAACTCATCACCAAAAATACCAAAGTGGTTTCCCTTGCCCATGTTGGGAATGTCATTGGACAAATCAATCCAATTGAGGAAGTGATTGCGCTTGCAAAAAGTGTTGGAGCGCTCGTTGTGCTCGACTGTGCGCAAAGTATGACTTGCATAGAAGAAGATGTTTTTGCCCTTGGTGCCGATGCCATCGCTTTTAGCCCGCACAAAATTTATGGCCCCTCCGGTATTGGCGTTTTAGCTATGAGCAAAGAATTGATTGAACGCTTACCTCCTTACACTTTTGGAGGCGGTATGATTTCCGATGTAACCCTTGAAGGCAGTTCTTGGACGCAGGGACCGGCAAAGTTTGAAGCAGGCACTCCTCCCATAACGGAGGTGGCTGGCTTAGGAGCGGCGATTGAATGGATATCGCAAGTTGGCAAGATCCATATTCACGATCATGCCGCCGCTTTAGCCGCTGAATTCCTTAGTAAAGTTCAAGAAATACCCGATATTGAAGTTTTTGCTCCCGGTACAGGTCAAGAAACAATCGTCTCCTTTCGCCATAAAAAAATACATGCTCATGATTTAGCTACAATTTTAGATGCAGAAAACATTGCTATGCGTGCTGGTCACCACTGTGCTTGGCCTTTCATTCGTTTTTTAGGGGTTGACGCCCTCATCAGATGTAGTTTTGCAGCTTACTCAGACAAAGATGATATCGAATTGGCTTTGGCAGCTATAAAAAAAGCTTCAAAAATAACGTAA